ccacccctggtgtagcctaatatgcaaaggagttcctgctacagaaaaagccctggactggCAGCCATGAGAACCCTAAGTTTGACCCTGATTCTCCCCATTCCCAGCAGAGACTGGCTGCCTGTCCTGATTGACTGACTCTCGTGAGAATTGAAAAGCCACCCCCCCAGCTCCCCCTGCCCCGCTTACCCAGAACAATGCTTTAACAGGGAAAAAAAACCACCCCAAACAAACCAAAATACAGCAGAGTGGCTCTTTGTTTTGAAGGTGCTGAGTCAAAACTGAAGTGAATAAATAAGATGTGCACCTGCAAACAGTGTTTTAGGAAAGACTGGCAGCTATCCAAAGCGTGGAAGGAGAGGTGAAGTTAGCTGCATCCTAGAACTGGAGCCAAGCATGCAGCAGTTAAGGAGGGAAAGGTGCCCATCGGGGCGGcagagcaaacaaaaaaaaatcacctgcTCCTGAACTAAAATTACACCTGTCTTTGCATTTTGAGATTATAGAGCAAGAGGGCAAAAATATTGTACAGCATTCATTAACAGGCTTAGAGTTCTGAGCTACAGAGCTCTGTATTTCACTGGCGCACTCATAAACAGTCTAATCCAGATTTCATACAGGTGGAGATGGCTTGTATTGTCTGATATAGCAGCGTTCCATATAGCCTACTCAACCGCTCCCTTCTCCCGACAGATAATCTATACAGTTAGGAACCCGAAAGATGTCTTAGTGTCCCTCTACCACTTTGCCTCGATGTTTCGCCCTTATAAAGACCCTGGAACCTTGGACCGATTTCTGGAAGAGTTTCTAAAGGGGGATGGTGAGTGACTGGGGGATGAGccgggaagggctgtggctcagtagcaaggcatctgtttgccatgcagaaggtctcaggttcaatccccagcatctccagctaaaaggaccaagtggTAGAAGATGTGAAAgccctctgcctaagaccctggagagctgctgccagatctCCTCTGGCCACTGCAGAGGGATGAAGAAGTAGAGTTGGGATTGGGAAACTTCctaagatttggggatggaacctggggaggacaggaaactCAGTggcatacaatgccatagagtccgccctccaaagcagccattttctccaggggaactgatttctggagTCGggggataagctgtaattctggggggtccccaggtcccacctggaggctggcaaccctagcagtactgaccttgatagatgatgggtctgattcattatatgGCAGCTCTTTGGGCTCCTGTGTTCATGTgacctccctctctccttttctGTGGTTTAGAGAGTTCCCCCTTTCCCCAAGTGGGCACAAAGAGCCTAATTCTCCACCTGCCTAATTCTTGCTTCTCCCTCCAGTGCCTTTTGGATCCTGGTTTGACCATGTTAAAGGCTGGATGAACCTGAAGGATGAGGAGAACATCTTCTTCATCACGTATGAGGAGCTGCAAGAGGTTGTTATTATGTTGTTTTAGCTGTGCTCTCAACTTGCGTTTTGCAAACGTAGATACAATTTTGCCAGCTGTGTTTGCTGGAATGTATCTATGCTGGCAATAGAAGCCAGGTTCTGAAGGTCATTAAAGTGCGTAAAGGGGGGAAATAATGTCCAAATGTGGCATTCCGCATGAAAGGTTTTAGGTTTCTAGTCTTGGCTGCGCATCCCTGTGTTTCCAACCTAGGACCAAGGAGATGCTTTCTATTGTGTATTGTTTGGCTCCATCTGCATCATGTTAGGACACTGGCTAAGATTCTGAAGTAGATTTCTCCTCCTGTTGCTTTAAATAAGAGATAAAAATGTTTTGGTTTCAAGACTTAAAAAATAATCATATTGCGGTTGACTGTGTGGAAACAAAAACATCATTCTGTCTGGTGTGGAAGTATATTAACTATGTTTGTTAATCATTTCCATAGTGCTTTTTTAGTGAAGTGCTGGACTATCTATTAgcctcacacacaaaaaaagccctgtctgggtCGATGAAGCTGCAAAAAACTAGCCTGCCAAAGGCTGGCTGAAAAGTGAACAAAGGACTAGACTCTGTAATGACTGGCTTCTCTGGGAAAGGATTGTGGCCTGCTGGACTTAAGATGGAGGGGAGGAACAGAGAGCTAAGGCTTCTGAATTACTTtggaagggagaaggaaatggAGGCTTAGGGAGATATAGATTTAATCCCATTTCAAACCTATTAAATTTTCATGGCACTCAGTTAAGGAAAGAACTTTGAAAATATATAGTTTTGCAAAGAAGTTAGGAATGTTCAACAAAAGATTCTCGGTGCATGTTCCCTAACTACAACTCCAAAGTCTTTTTAGTAGCATCCTTCAGCTGTCTCTTGCTTGGGAAGATCCATGGTTTAAAAGTGTAGTGTTTTAAGATCATTCGTGTTAGAAGTACACTCTTTGTAACCAAAGACCATCTCCCCTGCCTTGTTCTATCCCCTTCTCTAGGACCTGCGGGGAAGCATAGTCCGTATCAGCCAGTTCTTGGGTAAGGATCTAGACGACACAGCCATCGACTCTGTGGTGGCAAATGCCTCCTTTGAAGCCATGAAAAGCAATAAAATGTCAAACTTCTCCCGTGCGCCACGATTCCTCATGGACCAGAAGAAAAGTGCTTTTCTTCGCAAAGGTGAGGGCAAAATGGGGCGGGGGAGGAGAGACCTGCCCTCCAAGTGTGAAGGATAACAGCTGGGGGTATTCTGTCATCACACATGATGTTGAGGACCTACACCGCTCTCCTGATTTAGCCTGAAAAAGGAGCTGCGGCAGGAGCTAATATGGACTGGAACTTCAGTGCTGGGGAAAGCGTTAGTGGATTCTCCTCCCTTGTGCCTTTCCCACAACAAcaacccaccccccttctctGGAGCTTTCAGGTTTGGTAAGGGAAAAAGACAGGCACAATATATGCCTGTCTTTTTTCCCTACTGGAGTTAAGAGCAGTTCAGATCCAGTTTTGAATAGAGAAGAGGTATGGCATGGAGGGGAAAgtggggttgccagttctgtgttgagaaatgcctgagactttggaggtggagcttcagAAGGTGTTTGGagcatgatgccatagagtccaacttccaaagtgacCCTTTTCTCAGTGGCCGGGGGGAAACTGCAGCCACTACCAGTTGGCAACCTTGACCTGGGGTATCAAATCACAGATGTCCAACATTGGTTTGAATCTTATCCCATATCCAAAACCAAAGCCTAGTCTATACGGGcaataaaaagagaaaggaatgagatagaataatggaatcatagagttggaagggacctcctgggtcatctagtccaaccccctgcacaatgcaggaaactcacaaacacctccccctaaattcacaggatcttcattgctgtcagatggccatctagcctctgtttaaaaacctccaaggaaggagagcccaccacctcccgaggaagcctgtttcactgaggaattgctctaatcgtcaggaagttcttccttatgttgagccagaacctcttttgatttaatttcaacccactggttctggtcctaccttctggggccacagaaaacaattccataccatcctctatatgacagctcttcaagtacttgaagatggtgatcatatcacctttcaactgcctcctctccaggctaaacatccccagctccttcaacctttcctcataggacttggtctccagacccctcaccatcttcgtcaccctcctctggacccgttccagcttgtctatatccttcttaaaatgtggtgcccaaaactgaacacaatactccaggtgaggtcttaacagagcagagtaaagtgataccatcacttcacatgatctggacactatacttctgtagatacagcccaaaattgcatttgcctttttaggcaccacatccCACTTGCAGTGTGGTGAGGGGATAGGATGGACTGTAAGGGGGATGTAAGGGGGAttgattacattttttaaaacttcccTTAATCATTTCCTTTTTAGTAGAACATGTGGCAGGCTTAACTCAAAAGAATCTTTCTCCCTGTGGAGTTTTATTTATGTAGAGTTTTTACATGGGATGGGGGCATTAAAATTTGTGACCTACAATGCAGATCCCTTCCACTATCTTATTCTGTGATATTTGTAGGCAAGGTCTCCAGCACCAACAACACAGCATTCTTGTACACCGTAATGAATAATTTCGTATTGTATTACTTGTCAATGCTTCTGTCCGGTATTTGACCTGCCTTGGCTCTTCCACAGATTCAGTTTCTTCATTTTATGTTGCATGTGTGAATGCAGGCAGCCTTGAGCAAAGAGTTTCATACCCATGGATGAGATCCCTTGTTGGTGTTCAGCAGGACTTTGCCAGCAACCTGGAGAAACAATTGTCCTGTCCCTTTACAGAGGCCTGAAAAGGAaaggcaccagtcatttccgactctggggtgacgttgctctcacaacgctACAGAGGCTTATGGGCATGTAATTTACCAGGTGATGCCATCTACCTCTTTGCCACAAAAAGCTTCAGTGGcctgtttaaaggtgctttcacacatgctgaataatgcactttcaatccactttcaatgtgctTTGTAGCTGGATTTTAGTGTATGGAATGGCGAATCccacttgcaaatgattgctaaagtAAATTGAAAGTGCAATGTTTAGCATGTGTAAAAGTGCCcttaggctgattacagaccggcactttgggtcaactcagagacgcctctgagatCGGCCCAAAAAAACCTTCCGGACAGCAACGTCTGCCGGCCGGCCggatcccgtactcaccccatcctggaAGACGATCCACCCGGCTCAAAAAAGGACCACTGCAAAAGTGATCCCTTTTCACTGGGGTGGCTCCCGGCTGTCTGGAAGGCTGGAGAGCCCTTGAAGAGCTCCCGGGGAGCCATGAGCGGGACACGTGAGCATTCCAGACGCTCCCTGGCTGCCCAGGGGCCACCCCTTTGCTTGAGCACCGTCTGGAAGCTCTGGGGCACTCAATTTCCAGCTGTCTGTATTTGGGGCGGCTGCTAGCCACCCCAAAGCAGCCGTCTGTTATCTGCTGAAGTCTCTATATAATGGGtggggcatttttctccaggcctattGACCACTGTAGCTATAGCCTGCCTTTTTGCCTTTAACCTACCCCATTCCTTGTTTGGGGGCAGTGGAAGTATATATGCAAAGTGCTAGGGAACCTAGCAGGTCTGTCCTCTGTTGCAGCAGTTCTGTGTCTTGTGTACAACTTCTCTAGATTGGCCAGCTGGCCAATTGACTGGTCAAAATTTGTTAATGGATTTCCCATTGTTTAATCTCTGTCTAATAATAGATATCCTCAGAAGCCAAGAATGCCCCTATGGAGGTGGCTGTTTccctttttttaaattgttgtgtCCCAGTGTCATTTGATAGCCAAAGCAGGAATGTGGGCTGCTGATCCTGGAGCTCTGCAGAAGCTCAGGAAAGACATGGCAGCCAAGCAAAGCTTCTCCCACTGTCCACCAGCAGTTGGAACAGCAGACTTTTCCAAGTGGGAATGATGGCTACCTGCTCTTGAAAAAAAGGACTCTATAatgtagtgggttcaatgcatagaaGAGGTGAAGTTAccatgatcatagctctctttattcagtacagcataggagcggctgaactagaagactgctgaactgggccaacacGGCCAAttatatacagtcctgggttcttgtgctaggacaccattggatcgtttgaaccagcagagggctggttctctcctccatttgcagctgctggaatggccttgggtcagtcatagctcttacagagttgtccttgaaagggcagcttctatcagagttctctcagccccacccacctcacagggtgtctgttgtgggagaggaaggtaagggagattgtgagctactctgagattctgaaatttggagtagagggcaggatataaatccaatatcttatttttattattactacagtgtaatatataatgaaataattatacaactcatggcccggttgctaggccacgaaccagtactggtccatggcccgggggttggggacccctgttctagagtccccaagctcagtcctcaaggctccaatgagccaggcaggaacactaatAAAGAACACTcgcatgagtccacatacacaacagactcTCAGCAAGATGTCGCTGATACTTGTTAAATAGGTCCTTTGAACCAAGCTGAAGGCCCTAGCTCAGGCCTGGGGCAAAACCAGGCTGGATTAAATTCATTGATgctttcattttgtttgtttttgagggTCAGTGCAATgcaatggttagagtgtcagtgggagatctgggttcaaatctccattcttcCATGAAACTCAGTGGGTAACCCTGAGCCAGCCACCCCTCTCTTGGCACAATCAACCTCACAAGACTGTTGTGAAGACTGAacacagaaaggaaggaaatgtaTTGGGTAtattggaaaaaaaagatggactGATCGACCCTTGTGTTGCAGGATAAAAAGCCTAATTGCCTAGTGGATCATCATTCACAGAAAATTGAATCCTTTTCTGGCATAATTTGGTGTTATATTTCCTTGCCAATCCCAGAAAATTCTGTTGCCTTCTTGTGATTTAGCCTAGATCGAATAAAAATTTGTCTAGTACAGCAATGTGTACAGCCAGACATCTCTGGTAAGCTCATGAGCGTGACTTGGTAGGAAAAGGCAACCCCAGATGTTGTCTCCTTTTTGGCGATCAGAAATAGATTGCCTCGGAACATGGAGGCTCTCTTTTCAGCTGATGCGAGCACTCACAGTCCTGTCCTGCATGAATTTGCCCAGGGCTCTGGGACAGCAGCCGTTGTCACAGCTTGTAGCTGAACATTCTGGCAGGTTCGTCATGAACTGCCTGAAGAAATACTTCCCTCTGGCTGTTCTGAATCTATTTGTGTATTCATTATTGCCATCTATTTCCAGGGATCTCTGGTGACTGGAAGAACCATCTGACAGCTGAACAGAGTGAACGTTTCGACCGGATCTACCGGGAGCGTGTGCAAGATTTAGATATTACATTTCCTTGGGACAAAAAATGCAACCTGCTCTCCCTTGGCTCTTCCCCCTCATCAGACTGATTCATAACTCTGTGGGACACCAACAGTTAGTGTAACATGCAGTAGATTAATGGGAACATCTAGGGTGGGAGAAGCAGAAGTTGGCATTTTTGGATGGTATGGGAGAAAATAAGACTTAGTGAGTAAGAACAGGCAGCTAAGGTTCcagaaaacaatggaaagtaCTGGAATATATTCCGGAGGTGGCCAAACGGGGACAGAAGCACTGTTCTTTGGTTTAagacaggagtccccaaccttttagaacctgcaggcacctttggaatttgatACAGGaagtgggcacaatcacaaaatggctgccacagtaggtggagccaatcacaaaatggctgccacagtaggtggagccaatcacaaaatggatgCTGTAGGAGGTGAAGCCATCCACAAAAAGTCAAGGATTGAATTATGCATAACTTTAATAGTAACTCATCAACATATATGTAGACACGTATATGTTAACTAATGTTAAGTGGTTTCCATATTGGGACTTTCTGTTTCCCCTCACAAGATCCTTCAGCACTTTTCTGCATTGCTGCTGTGCTATGGCTGACAATCCCAACTGCTCAGTATCTCATTTACAGGATTCCTCTCCTTCCAGACATGTTTAGGGGAGAACTAAATAAATGTTGACTTCTTCTCTCACCAGAGGGCAGCAGTGACTCCATTTTTAACAACCTCCACCCAGCCAGATCCAAATTCTACTCACATATATCCTGCCCCCTTTTGGTTTATTACATCTGAACAATTTTGAACAATGTTCTTCCAAAAGTAATCCCAGTTTTTCTGCTACCACCATTGGTGCTGACAATTCCTGAGGCAGAGTGGAAGAAGCTGGATCTGATAAAGACCTCTTTagtcatccccccacccccatccagatTGAGGTTCTGTCCTGACAACTGGTCCTTGGGAAAGCTGGAGGCTATCGCTATATTCAGTAGtagtaattaaaacaattttaacgCTAAAGACTGTGAGGTGAACCCCTACAAATGGTTGGGGACATGGGTGTTTTGAAATAAAGAAGTCACTGCACTCTCAAATTCAGGTCTCAATCTCCTAAATCTACATTCTAGTTTACATTCAGGGCTCTACAAATCATCTCACAGTTAAATCTAGGGAACTGCCGGCTATTTTGTTCCCATGAGAAGACCTGGAGAGCTAATCAGgccttctctgccctggccccaacctggtggaactctctgccaaactccgaccgtttttgcacacagcttacctcgcagtcacaatcctgttccctccgcagcgtctgtcggatttcccaccatctgcgccagagttacaggaagtgccgcagcttttgcgtagcaaacgtaaacttgtaccatttttgcacacagcttacctcgcagtcacaatcctgttccctccgcagcgtccggtcggattttccaccatctgcgccggagttacaggaagtgccgcagcttctgcgtagcaaacgtaaactgggttttagcggtttacatttgctacgcaaaagccgcagcacttcctgtaactccagcgcagatggtgggaaatccaaccggacagtgcggagggaacaggattgtgactgtgaggtaagctgtgtgcaaaaacggtatgggttttagcggtttatgtttgctacacaaaagctgcggcacttcctgtaacttcggcgcagatggtgggaaatccgaccagacgctttggagggaacaggattgtgactgcaaggtgagctgtgtgcaaaaacggtcacaatctgggccctgcgggacttattaccattccacagggtctgtaggCAGCTGTGTTCTGACAGTATTTGGCTGAGGGCAGTGATAGTTTCATCTTGGCACTCCCACTTTCCACCCCTTCTGCAAGACTGCAGTGCTGCTAGGATCTGAACGCCATCTCTCTTTTTTAGGGAActgtaatgtttttattgtttatttattctcAATTTACTTTGCTATAATTGTAACTATGCCTTGTTGTgaatcgccctgagcctggcttcaggaagggcagtcaaaaattcagttaaataaataataaataatgcttGAGAACCTCAGCTCAACAAAGAAGGTGATCAGTCTTACATACAAAATTGCCTTAGATCACCAAACTTACTACTCTCTATGGCCGCTGCTAGTGgttctccaaggcagaacaaatCCTTTCAAGACTGGAGACCAAATTTTGAATTATCAGTATGCAGCGCATGTGCTCTAAATATGAGCTACTTCTCTGACCCTTATATCTGTACCAAAGGTTCTCAAATAAACCCAGTTTCTACTTGGAACACTGATGCAGTTGGTTTTGTGTTGAGGAGTGGAATACGGATGGACATCTATCGATCAGAATCTGAAAATTTCATTGATGCCTTTGGAATAATCCCTGCTGAAGGCTGGGGAGAAGCAAGAGGTTCCTCTGGTACAGAGAAGTGCAAGTGAGGGAAAGATTCACCTCCCTTCTTTGCGCTGTGCTTTTAATTGCTCTTCCTCACACATGTTCTGTCTGAATTATGCAGGATCACAGTTGGGTTCGGTCTGGTCCTGCTCAGGTTACAGAAATACTACTCCAAACACATCAAAGCTCATTTTGAAAACTGTCTTTTTAATTAATAATATTCATCCACAGTCAAAAGTTGGATTGTTTTGGCAATGAAATTCTTCCCTCCCCTACTTCCCAGTTAAGGTTTTTGAAGGCCATTCAGAAGATCATATTCCAGTGTCTCTTTGTCCTCTCACCCAGACCCCAAACTTCCCAGGCTATGCTGAGAACTTGGGGGTAGGTTTCTCTTTGTCTTTTCTACTCTAGACTCCCCAAAATTCACACACAAAGTGGGTGAAGTTTCAAGTATTCTTCTCCCAAAGCCAAGAGAGAGGATCAGAATTTGTGGGGTCATTCCTTCGTGGCCCTAGTGCACTTTCCTTCTacgcacccctccccccacactaaATTTTCCACAACCCATACGTTATTCAGGCCATTTACCATTTCAAGGCACAATCCTGCTTTTATTATTGTGCCTGATGGCTGCCCAGGTTCACAGGATGTCCTGTCAATACCTTGGCATGCATTCGGACACTATGAGGGTAGAACTCTGGTTATTTGCTCCACCAACTATAAGGAGGTTTCGAAGTACATCCCTCTGCATGATACACCCTTCTGGAAAATACAGTTTAGCTGGCCTGTCCAACATTTGGGGCATTTTCTCCCTCTGTGTTCCTCTCTCCCTAACATTTGGGATTAGGGTATATTCGATGTTCACTTTTGGGATTACAGGGAAGCAATGTCAAAGGGCAAAATTCTCCCTTCAGGAGCTCTTGTAGGCCCTCTTCCCTTTTAAAGGTAGTCTGTTAAACTGGGCTATACCACATTCTGCCTAAGTTTTTCAGTTCTCTGGAAGCGATACAGGGGGAAAATGGATGCTCCAAACACCTGAGGCAGACAGTCCAGTATAGTTCAGAGGCATGCCACATTATTCCCCTTCACATGAGGGGAGGCAGAGTGACCCAGAACTGGGAGACTGTGGCTTCCTCAAGAAGAGACTGAATTATGAGGGAGTGACAGACACCCTTGAACATTCAACAGGACAACATTGGCTGCGGCAGGGCCTCTCTACATGACAGTTTTGGAGGGCCGTGCACCATCGACTGCAAGAGAAAAGAAACATACAAGTTAGGGGAAGGcttttaatatatataaaaatatatatttattttgtgaAATGGAAAGGTCAGCTGGAGGACCAGTGGGATCAGGGGCTCTTGAGGCAGTCTGCAAATTCCACCCATTCTCCTATCCTTAAACAATTCCCCTCCCAATAGCTATTTCAAAAGAGAAGGGAGTCCCACAACCCCCAGGACTTTGCACACTCACACAGCTTTGATGTTTTTGGAAATGAAGTGCCAAGAGTAgtggtgccaacctccaggtggggcctggagatctcccagaatgacaactgatctccagctcccCTGCAGCAACTGGCAGCTTTGGAGACTGGATTCtaaggcattatactctgctcaggaccctcccctccctaacccctccacaggctccaccccaaatctccagagatgGCAACTAAGGTTCAAAGAGCTGTGCAAACAGTTTAGaggttagcaggggtggaattctagcagaagctcctttgcatattaggccacacacccctgatgcagccaatcctccaagagcttacaggctctttttttgtaagctcttggctacatcaaaggtatgtggcctaatatgcaaaggagctcccgctagaattctacccctggaggTTAGGGCCCTCTAAGCAGATCTTCCTTGGGGTGATACTTCCCA
The sequence above is a segment of the Heteronotia binoei isolate CCM8104 ecotype False Entrance Well chromosome 15, APGP_CSIRO_Hbin_v1, whole genome shotgun sequence genome. Coding sequences within it:
- the LOC132583953 gene encoding sulfotransferase 2B1-like — translated: MFKEYFQYKGVNFPHIIYSEQVLQLVENSFQVRDDDVFNVTYQKSGTVWMLEILSLILRNGDPTWCQSIPNWDRAPWYETVMGYRKALTNKSPRLISSHLPIQLFAKSFFKSKAKIIYTVRNPKDVLVSLYHFASMFRPYKDPGTLDRFLEEFLKGDVPFGSWFDHVKGWMNLKDEENIFFITYEELQEDLRGSIVRISQFLGKDLDDTAIDSVVANASFEAMKSNKMSNFSRAPRFLMDQKKSAFLRKGISGDWKNHLTAEQSERFDRIYRERVQDLDITFPWDKKCNLLSLGSSPSSD